The proteins below are encoded in one region of Pelagibacterium flavum:
- the denD gene encoding D-erythronate dehydrogenase, whose amino-acid sequence MNILIIGAAGMVGRKLTDALVASGALAGKQIEGLTLVDVIEPQMPQAPELNITTRAVDIADPSVAETLIAERPDVIFHLAAIVSGEAELDFEKGYAINLDGTRYLFEAIRQAGKSAPYCPRFVFTSSIAVFGAPFPDKIGDEFFQTPRTSYGTQKAIGELLLADYSRRGFLDGVGIRLPTICIRPGKPNKAASGFFSSILREPLVGLEAVLPVSEDARHWHASPRAAVGFLIHAAEMDTAVLGARRSLNMPGLSATVGEQIEALRRVAGDKAVALIRREPDPMVAEMVDGWAKDFDASRATSLGFRAEASFDEIIAIHIKDELGGELPK is encoded by the coding sequence ATGAATATCTTGATTATCGGAGCCGCCGGCATGGTCGGCCGCAAGCTCACGGATGCACTTGTCGCGTCGGGCGCGTTGGCAGGCAAACAGATCGAAGGGCTCACACTGGTCGACGTGATCGAGCCGCAAATGCCGCAGGCACCGGAGCTAAACATCACCACGCGGGCGGTCGATATTGCCGATCCGAGCGTGGCCGAAACACTGATTGCCGAGCGGCCCGACGTGATCTTTCACCTTGCCGCCATTGTTTCGGGGGAGGCCGAGCTCGATTTCGAAAAGGGCTACGCCATCAATCTCGATGGTACGCGGTATCTTTTCGAGGCGATCCGGCAGGCGGGAAAGAGTGCGCCCTATTGCCCGCGCTTTGTCTTTACCTCCTCGATTGCCGTATTCGGCGCGCCGTTTCCCGACAAGATCGGGGACGAATTTTTCCAGACGCCACGCACCAGCTACGGGACGCAGAAGGCGATCGGGGAATTGCTGCTGGCCGATTATTCGCGGCGCGGATTTCTAGACGGGGTGGGCATTCGCCTGCCGACCATCTGCATCCGCCCGGGCAAGCCCAACAAGGCGGCTTCGGGGTTCTTTTCGTCGATCCTGCGCGAACCTCTGGTGGGGCTCGAGGCCGTGTTGCCGGTGAGCGAGGATGCGCGGCACTGGCACGCCAGCCCGCGCGCGGCCGTGGGGTTTCTGATCCATGCGGCCGAGATGGATACGGCGGTGCTCGGGGCGCGGCGGAGTCTCAACATGCCGGGGCTTTCGGCGACGGTGGGTGAGCAGATCGAGGCGCTGCGGCGGGTGGCCGGGGACAAGGCGGTGGCCCTGATCCGGCGCGAGCCCGATCCGATGGTGGCCGAGATGGTCGACGGCTGGGCCAAGGATTTCGACGCGTCGCGGGCGACCTCGCTGGGGTTTAGGGCCGAAGCCTCGTTCGACGAGATCATCGCCATCCATATCAAGGACGAGCTGGGCGGGGAGCTGCCGAAATGA
- a CDS encoding SDR family oxidoreductase: protein MKIAIVTGGGTGVGKAIAKSLYADGFALALFGRRLEVLEATAAEIDASGERALAVSVDIGDRAAVEAAFETVIGRWGRLDLLVNNAGMNAPSVALEDVSAAQWDEVVAANLSGAFFCTQFAFRQFKAQSPQGGRIINNGSISATTPRPQSAPYAATKHAITGLTKASALDGRAFNIAVGQIDIGNASTDMTTRMSSGVLQADGSMAVEPTIDAGHIAKAVSYMAGLPLEANTLTMTVMATQMPFVGRG, encoded by the coding sequence ATGAAAATCGCAATCGTGACCGGTGGCGGCACCGGAGTGGGCAAGGCGATTGCCAAATCGCTTTATGCCGATGGGTTTGCGCTGGCGCTGTTCGGGCGCCGGCTGGAGGTGCTCGAGGCGACGGCCGCCGAGATCGACGCGAGCGGCGAGCGGGCGCTGGCGGTGTCGGTCGATATCGGGGACCGGGCAGCGGTCGAAGCGGCGTTCGAGACGGTGATCGGGCGCTGGGGGCGGCTCGATCTGCTGGTCAACAATGCCGGGATGAACGCGCCTTCGGTGGCGCTGGAAGATGTTTCGGCAGCGCAATGGGACGAGGTGGTTGCGGCGAATTTGTCGGGGGCGTTTTTCTGCACGCAGTTCGCGTTCCGCCAGTTCAAGGCGCAGAGCCCGCAGGGCGGGCGGATCATCAACAACGGGTCGATTTCAGCCACGACGCCGCGTCCGCAATCGGCGCCCTATGCGGCGACCAAGCATGCCATTACCGGGCTGACAAAGGCTTCGGCGCTCGATGGGCGGGCTTTCAACATTGCGGTGGGGCAGATCGATATCGGCAATGCGTCAACGGACATGACGACGCGGATGTCGTCGGGGGTGCTGCAGGCCGACGGATCAATGGCGGTCGAGCCGACCATCGATGCGGGGCATATCGCAAAGGCGGTGAGCTATATGGCGGGCCTGCCGCTGGAGGCCAATACGCTGACGATGACGGTGATGGCGACTCAGATGCCGTTTGTGGGTCGTGGGTAG